Proteins from one Cryptomeria japonica chromosome 4, Sugi_1.0, whole genome shotgun sequence genomic window:
- the LOC131875094 gene encoding uncharacterized protein LOC131875094, with the protein MALKNQMAREIEELKEALEREKREKRELEATREREDRQQRRERLQLLARIEALEKEREQPRMEENNENLEAHNESGEHEETRRDEEDPEERRLVRLLKAVQGGGIKCHVDLPIYQGRMDSEEVLGWIEALENYFELEDTDDDKKVRFAKAKLRGTALTWWSGVQAERTTRGLNKITSWERMKAMMKAQFLPSDFAIQTKRMRQNLKQRDMDVMTYIEQFHKLSIRGGVEDEDEKVARYLNGLRYYLQDEIGLNVPQTLGDCFQLAIRADEKLKRKQERQGGTRGRGSMRGRGGRSTNESQGQDNKDKESTSEQRDGYSYRGGGRFGSGRGSHVFTGRCYHCNEVGHPSFKCPKWDEADRGKDRRVHLTFEEEDKKEDKEPLKAYPITEGDFLMIRRGKLQQQTSNQVSIFRTQCLSKGKICKLIIDSGSHDNLVSFDMVSKLGLQTFDHPNPYNATWVSQEQHVMISQRAYVDFSIGPYHDQVLCDVIPMTCGHIIRGRPWQYLRRTIHDGYTNTYLVHKGSKRYCLTPLPCREKYEHNVICFGDKIRLCEQGKEDNDTSWKNKTKLQQNSSLKEQYGCSFNSIRVGGIDCPVIEKRDVVKPLSLQMISDQNSDMRRQEEVKTQGPRQRTQNQLFDTNAFGKVNAGCSRRKITFGEYLFPIEN; encoded by the coding sequence ATGGCACTGAAGAATCAAATGGCTAGGGAAATTGAAGAGTTGAAGGAAgcccttgaaagagagaagagggaaaagagggaACTTGAAGCAAcaagggagagagaggatagacaGCAGAGAAGGGAGAGATTGCAACTACTAGCAAGGATTGAAGCCTTAGAGAAGGAAAGGGAACAACCTAGGATGGAAGAAAACAATGAGAATCTTGAAGCACACAATGAAAGTGGTGAACATGAAGAGACTAGGAGGGATGAAGAAGATCCTGAGGAGAGGAGGTTAGTGAGACTACTAAAGGCAGTCCAAGGTGGTGGAATAAAATGTCATGTTGATTTACCTATATACCAGGGAAGAATGGACAGTGAGGAAGTGCTAGGGTGGATAGAGGCTTTAGAAAACTACTTTGAGTTGGAAGATACTGATGATGATAAGAAGGTGAGATTTGCAAAGGCTAAGTTGAGAGGTACTGCTTTAACATGGTGGAGTGGTGTGCAGGCTGAGAGGACAACAAGAGGATTGAATAAGATTACAAGTTGGGAAAGGATGAAAGCAATGATGAAGGCACAATTTCTACCATCTGATTTTGCTATACAAACAAAGAGGATGAgacaaaacttgaaacaaagagACATGGATGTGATGACATACATAGAGCAATTTCATAAACTGAGCATTAGAGGAGGAgtagaggatgaagatgaaaaggtagcaaggtatttgaatgggttgaGATATTATTTGCAGGATGAGATTGGGTTGAATGTTCCACAAACATTGGGAGATTGTTTTCAACTTGCAATAAGGGCTGATGAGAAGTTGAAAAGAAAACAAGAGAGGCAAGGAGGCACAAGaggtagaggatccatgagaggaagaggaggaaggtcTACAAATGAATCACAAGGACAAGACAATAAGGACAAAGAGTCTACATCGGAACAAAGAGATGGTTATAGCTATAGAGGAGGAGGTAGATTTGGTAGTGGAAGAGGATCACATGTATTCACAGGTAGGTGTTACcattgtaatgaagttggacatccATCTTTCAAATGTCCTAAATGGGATGAAGCTGATAGAGGCAAGGATAGAAGAGTTCATTTGACAtttgaagaagaagacaagaaagaagacaaagaaccaTTGAAAGCCTATCCTATAACAGAGGGAGATTTTCTTATGATCAGAAGAGGTAAATTGCAGCAACAAACATCAAATCAGGTATCCATCTTTAGGACACAATGCTTGAGTAAGGGTAAGATATGTAAGTTGATTATTGATTCTGGCTCACATGATAATCTTGTTTCATTTGATATGGTTTCTAAGTTGGGATTGCAAACATTTGATCATCCTAATCCTTATAATGCCACTTGGGTTAGTCAAGAGCAACATGTAATGATTAGTCAGAGGGCTTATGTTGATTTCTCAATTGGTCCATATCATGAtcaggttttgtgtgatgttataCCTATGACTTGTGGACATATAATTCGGGGTAGACCATGGCAATACTTGAGGAGGACAATCCATGATGGATATACAAATACATACTTGGTGCATAAGGGTAGTAAGAGATATTGTTTAACACCTTTGCCTTGTAGGGAGAAGTATGAGCATAATGTAATttgttttggagataaaatcaggTTGTGTGAGCAGGGTAAAGAGGACAATGATACCAGTTGGAAGAACAAAACAAAGTTGCAGCAAAATAGCAGTCTTAAGGAGCAGTATGGTTGTAGTTTCAATAGCATAAGAGTTGGGGGTATTGATTGCCCAGTgattgagaagagagatgtggttAAACCTCTGAGTTTGCAGATGATATCAGATCAGAACAGTGATATGAGAAGGCAAGAAGAGGTGAAGACACAAGGTCCTAGACAAAggactcaaaatcagctttttgaTACTAATGCTTTTGGTAAAGTGAATGCAGGTTGTAGTAGGAGGAAGATTACCTTTGGAGAGTACCTTTTCCCTATTGAAAATTAG
- the LOC131071710 gene encoding acidic endochitinase-like, giving the protein MGTKAKPLRQLPLFWPPVSYGVLLQNGNEASLTQTCATGNFKYVILAFLPVFGNGQTSQLNLAGHCDPSSGGCKSLSAEIKSCQQRNIKVFLSLGGGAGSYSIASAQDAQNVANYLWNNFLGGSSSSRPLGDVVLERIDFDIEATTKHWNDLARAVSALSSHGGKKVFLSTAPQCPFPDAYVGKALQTGIFDFVWIQFYNNPPCEYGKGDASNLVSSWNKWTTSIPKTTSFFLGVPASSVGASSGFIAPATLKTNVLPQIKKSSKYAGVMLWFKFYDEQTQYSSSIKDSV; this is encoded by the exons ATGGGAACAAAAGCTAAGCCC CTGCGGCAATTGCCCTTATTCTGGCCACCTGTATCATATGGAGTGCTTCTGCAGAATGGCAACGAAGCTTCTCTTACCCAAACCTGCGCCACCGGTAACTTCAAATACGTCATTCTCGCATTTCTCCCCGTCTTTGGAAATGGCCAAACATCGCAGCTAAATCTAGCGGGCCACTGCGACCCTTCCTCCGGCGGCTGCAAATCACTGAGCGCCGAAATAAAATCATGCCAACAGAGAAACATAAAGGTGTTTCTGTCCTTGGGAGGAGGCGCTGGAAGCTATTCCATCGCCTCTGCTCAAGATGCACAGAACGTTGCGAACTATCTGTGGAACAATTTCCTGGGTGGGAGTTCTTCGTCGCGGCCTCTAGGCGACGTCGTTTTAGAGAGGATCGACTTCGACATCGAGGCAACGACTAAGCACTGGAACGATCTCGCCAGAGCGGTGTCTGCGCTTTCCTCTCACGGCGGCAAAAAGGTGTTCCTCAGCACTGCTCCGCAATGTCCTTTTCCCGACGCCTATGTGGGAAAGGCTCTGCAGACTGGGATTTTTGACTTTGTTTGG ATTCAGTTTTACAACAATCCCCCTTGCGAATACGGCAAGGGAGACGCTTCCAATCTGGTGAGCTCGTGGAACAAGTGGACCACTTCCATACCAAAAACTACGAGTTTCTTTTTGGGAGTTCCGGCTTCCAGCGTCGGTGCAAGTAGTGGGTTCATTGCCCCCGCTACGCTGAAGACGAACGTGCTGCCTCAGATCAAGAAGTCGTCCAAATATGCGGGAGTAATGCTGTGGTTCAAGTTCTATGACGAGCAAACTCAATACAGCTCATCTATTAAAGATTCTGTCTGA